From the genome of Papaver somniferum cultivar HN1 chromosome 2, ASM357369v1, whole genome shotgun sequence, one region includes:
- the LOC113352080 gene encoding zinc finger BED domain-containing protein RICESLEEPER 2-like, whose protein sequence is MECLLDWNIDGKVSTLTVDNCSTNDLMIQLLLEKLSSNLLSGGDIFHMRCCAHILALIVKKGLEGIKGAIELIRNSVAYWKATPKRVEKFEEAARQLNISSINKLVLDCETRWNSTYLMLNTAIKYQNVFARLKQRETQYDCLPDDEDWLLAKEMCDKLKIFYTFTENFYGVKYPTTNLFFPNFCDIRLSLNEWNKSKVGVIKEMAYEMIEKFEMYWFVINGGQAFSKIEIDRVRDLCVDLATEYELKVKFAETSVSQNDLSFTSEMHGFNDDVDPLEKFDMFVSNTAPTSTVKSELTNYLEEDLLPRIVPEVDL, encoded by the exons ATGGAGTGTCTGCTAGACTGGAATATCGATGGTAAAGTATCCACTCTTACTGTAGATAATTGTTCCACTAATGATCTTATGATCCAACTTCTCCTAGAAAAATTATCAAGTAACTTACTGTCGGGTGGAGATATTTTTCATATGCGTTGTTGTGCACACATATTAGCTCTTATAGTCAAGAAAGGATTAGAGGGGATCAAAGGAGCAATCGAATTGATTCGTAATAGTGTTGCTTACTGGAAAGCAACACCAAAACGAGTTGAGAAATTTGAAGAGGCCGCCCGTCAACTAAATATTTCGAGTATAAATAAGTTAGTTCTTGATTGTGAGACAAGATGGAACTCAACATACCTGATGCTTAATACTGCTATTAAGTATCAGAATGTTTTTGCTCGACTAAAGCAACGTGAGACACAGTATGATTGTTTGCCAGATGATGAAGATTGGTTGTTGGCAAAGGAAATGTGCGACAAACTTAAGATATTCTATACCTTCACAGAGAATTTTTACGGAGTAAAATATCCTACCACCAACCTTTTCTTTCCAAATTTTTGTGATATTAGATTGTCATTAAATGAGTGGAATAAATCTAAAGTTGGTGTGATTAAGGAAATGGCATATGAAATGATAGAGAAGTTTGAAATGTATTGGTTTGTGATCAATGGA GGTCAAGCTTTTTCAAAAATCGAAATTGATCGAGTACGCGATTTATGCGTTGATTTGGCGACGGAGTATGAACTGAAAGTAAAATTTGCTGAAACATCTGTTAGCCAAAATGATTTGTCTTTCACTTCAGAGATGCATGGTTTTAACGATGACGTAGATCCTTTGGAAAAGTTTGATATGTTTGTCTCTAATACTGCTCCTACTAGTACTGTTAAGTCAGAATTAACCAATTACTTAGAAGAAGATCTTTTACCTAGGATTG TACCGGAGGTAGATTTGTGA
- the LOC113354024 gene encoding pathogenesis-related protein 1-like, whose product MSTTKFGFAFFMSFMVITLAFLIHFSQAQNTPQDYLAAHNAARGNVSVGMVTWDNNLATYAMNYAKLRAGDCKLIHSDGPYGENIAWGSTSTFTAVELVKLWIAEKSYYNYGANTCKIGKECGHYTQIVWRESVRVGCAKIVCTNGGTFVVCEYDPPGNWDGEYPY is encoded by the coding sequence ATGAGTACCACAAAGTTTGGTTTTGCTTTTTTCATGAGTTTCATGGTCATAACTCTAGCCTTCTTAATCCATTTTTCTCAAGCCCAAAACACTCCACAAGACTATCTTGCAGCTCATAATGCAGCCAGGGGAAATGTAAGCGTTGGTATGGTGACTTGGGACAACAACCTCGCAACCTATGCCATGAATTATGCAAAACTGAGAGCTGGAGATTGTAAACTCATCCACTCAGATGGACCCTATGGTGAGAACATTGCCTGGGGGAGTACTTCCACCTTCACGGCAGTTGAGCTGGTAAAGCTTTGGATTGCAGAGAAATCCTACTATAACTATGGAGCTAATACGTGTAAAATTGGAAAAGAATGTGGGCATTACACCCAGATAGTTTGGAGAGAATCTGTTCGTGTGGGTTGTGCTAAAATAGTTTGCACAAATGGTGGTACGTTTGTTGTTTGCGAATATGATCCTCCAGGTAACTGGGACGGTGAATACCCTTACTAA
- the LOC113354025 gene encoding profilin-2: MSWQTYVDEHLMCETEGHYLTAAAIIGHDGSVWAKSEKFPEFKAENITGIMKDFDEPGHLAPTGLFLGGTKYMVIQGEPGAVIRGKKGAGGITVKKTTQALIVGVYDEPMTPGQCNMVVERLGDYLIEQGL, translated from the exons ATGTCGTGGCAAACATATGTAGATGAACACTTGATGTGTGAAACAGAAGGACATTATCTTACAGCTGCTGCAATCATTGGTCATGATGGAAGTGTTTGGGCTAAGAGTGAAAAGTTCCCCGAG TTTAAGGCGGAGAACATTACAGGTATAATGAAAGATTTCGATGAACCAGGGCACCTTGCCCCAACCGGCTTATTCCTTGGTGGCACAAAATATATGGTAATCCAAGGAGAGCCTGGAGCTGTGATCCGTGGAAAGAAG GGTGCGGGTGGTATCACCGTAAAAAAGACTACTCAGGCTCTGATCGTTGGTGTGTACGACGAACCAATGACTCCAGGACAATGCAACATGGTTGTGGAAAGGTTGGGGGATTACCTCATTGAACAAGGCCTTTAG